The Leptospiraceae bacterium genomic interval TGAGATTTCTACAGAAAAGTATTTTCATAAGAAAAAAAATGGTAAATGGAATTTGGATTCTTATTTGAGTCTTTTGCCTGATTCATGGAAGGATTATTTTCCAATCCAGGAAGCATATATCGCCGGTGAGATTGGAAGAAATGTAATCTTTGCACACGGGACTACCGTTGATACTGAATTTTATAGGGATTACAGCTATTATCCGAATACTCCGACAAAGGGTTGTTTGTCTTCCAAAGAAATATGGTCAAAGAAAGATGGTAAATGCATTTACAGCGACCAAATCCTTTTAGTCAAAGCGATTCAAAGTATCGGAAAGGCAAAAGGATTTATGATAGTAGTAAACCTTGACGCGAAGGAAATGCCTGTTAGCCTCGATGAAGTGCTAATGGATATTCTAGAAGCAGAAGAAAAACCATCACTGTAGCTTTTAAGAATGAATAGACGCGAACTCATACAACACATCCGCCAAAGACTTGGACAAAGAAATCCAAATAGCTTTAGGCGTGGAATTACTCTCACTGTAATAGGACTCATTCATTTGCTCTTTGGCTTTTTTAGTTTATTGATTAGTATTGCTCGAATGTTAGTCATTGGAATCAAAGAGCCTTTTCTTTTTTCCCAATGGATTGGTATATACAATGTATCCTTTGAACTGAGTCCTATGCTTTTATGGATTTCCGGAATCGGTATACTTCGTGCAAAGCGATGGGGTTTTGTGATAGGATTGTTCTGGGCTTTTCTTTCTATTCTTTTTTACGCATTACTCTCTATTATCCGCAAGTTTTATTGGGGAGATTTTTCGGCTCCTTTAGGTTGGGGAAGTTGGATTGTAATTTATTACTCCATTGCATTTATTTTAGCAGCCACAGTATCTTTGAGGAAAAATAAATGACCCCGATTGATCATGCGGCTTGTGGATTAGCAGCGGGTGCGATTATGGCTCCTGCAATCAAAAAAATTTTTAAAGTCCCCTTTCGCTCGCAGTATATTGTCGCAATGATTGCTGCCCTATTTCCTGATATTGATGCAGCCTCTTTACTTTTTAGTCATGCCATCTATTATGGAAAAGAGTGGTATTCCCATCATTTCTTTTTTCATTCTTTTGCGGCTGCTGGTCTAATGTCTTTTTTATTTGCATGTATTTATATTTGTGGGGCAATCACGATACGTGGACTTCGTAATCTTACAAGAAGAGATAAGATACCACTTGAACATAGAGTATTTAAATTTTTTGGAATGTTTATTGTATCCTTTTCCTGTTACTGTGTGCATTTTCTCGGAGATTTACCAACACCTCCCGGACCCTGGAATGGAATCGCAATGTATTGGCCTTCTAATCAAATGGCTGGTGGATGGAGTAAGATTAATTGGCATAATTGGTATATCATCTATCTTTCCATTTCTTTTCTTGTATTCTTTATTCCGACTGCAATCGTTGCAGGAATTTTTTCCTCTGTAAAATCTAAATACGCTCAGTGGATTAGTAATATTATCCGCACTGCAACAGTCCTACTTGCGATGCATTTTATTTATCAGACCTATACATTTATTGATAAAAACAACTTCAAAGAAATGGGTGCTGCTAAATGGGATTCTTTGAATCGTTCTCTGATTCCAAAAGAATACATGAAAAATGCAGATGAGTATTTTGGAAAGAGCACAGTTTTTTGGCGCAAAGAGCTTTTTAATAGAGATGATTTTATTAAAATGGGAAATGCAATTCTAGCTTCCATGGAATCCTTCCATGAATTTTTATCTCCGAAAATATCTGTAGTATTGCCTTCTAGCTCTTTTGAAAAGGACATGATTTTTTATCGAAGGTTACAATCTATTTCCACTGGAATGGATGATTTACAAGAAGGAGA includes:
- a CDS encoding metal-dependent hydrolase, with the protein product MTPIDHAACGLAAGAIMAPAIKKIFKVPFRSQYIVAMIAALFPDIDAASLLFSHAIYYGKEWYSHHFFFHSFAAAGLMSFLFACIYICGAITIRGLRNLTRRDKIPLEHRVFKFFGMFIVSFSCYCVHFLGDLPTPPGPWNGIAMYWPSNQMAGGWSKINWHNWYIIYLSISFLVFFIPTAIVAGIFSSVKSKYAQWISNIIRTATVLLAMHFIYQTYTFIDKNNFKEMGAAKWDSLNRSLIPKEYMKNADEYFGKSTVFWRKELFNRDDFIKMGNAILASMESFHEFLSPKISVVLPSSSFEKDMIFYRRLQSISTGMDDLQEGDFRVWYIRDSLPAGDFFNKGFILYYDSIIDKFYLQMTNSWMILFKIEERDSDGNA